From the Paenibacillus tianjinensis genome, the window TCAGATATGATTGATACCATTCGTGGAATGGGGTATCGGTTCAATGGATATGAATAAATTATTCTTCTGGAAACGTCATCTGTCATGGAAACTAATGTTTGTGAACGGAATTGTCGTACTAATCGTGATCTGGCTTGCTGGTTTCTCCCTCAAAGACTTCGCGTGTGTCACTGTAGGACAATTCGAGACCGTTGGTTTAGAAACAACTCGAAGCTTTAATCAGGTCATGCAATTTTACTTATGGAGAGCGAGCTTCTTAGCCATCGTAGTTGGAGGCCTTGTTCACTTTTTCTTCGTGCGAAAACTGTTAACTCCTCTGAATATACTAACCCATTCGATACAGTCAGTAATGAAGGGAGAGCAGACTGAACCGATTACCCAGCAGGGCGAAGACGAATTAGGAAGGCTTATTCATCATTTTAATCATATGTCAGCGGTGCTGCATCGCGAAGAGCAGCATCGCAAACGGTGGATGAGTAACATTTCGCATGAGCTTCGGACACCTATAAGCAATTTAAATGGATATTTGGAAGCTCTTACAGAGGGGGTGATTGTGGGTGATCCGGTATTATACCGTTCACTATATGAAGAATCGCAGCATTTGTCTCGACTAGTGGATCAACTCCATTCCCTTTCTGTTTGGGAAGCGAAACAATTGACGGAACAGGAGAAGATGAATATCCAAATTGAAAAACTATGTAACCAGGTAGTCCAAAGTTTTTGTTTGGACGCTTCTAAGAAAGGTATTCACTTTCACAACGATATTGAACCCTACGAAATAAGAATAAACCCGCAAGGGATCAAACAAGTTATCACTAATTTGGTAGCTAACGCAGTCCTTTATGACATAGGGAAGGAAATATGGATACAAGGATCGGTTGCAAACGGAATTTACAAATTTTCAATTGCAAATTATGGGAGACCTATTTCGGAAGAGGCACAACCATTCCTTTTTGAACGTTTTGTGAAAGGCGATCCTTTTAGACCGCGTAAGGGTGATATCACAGGAACCGGGCTCGGTCTCGCAATTGTTAAGGAAATTGTTGAGCAGCACAATGGGGAAGTTGGCCTACAAAGTGACAATAGCAAATATACCTTCTGGTTTACTTTGCCGATATCCTAATAACTTTTATCATCACTGAGAGCGAATTTTCTTGTTTATTAGTTCAAAAGGGCATTTGCAAGGCAGGATGATTACTTCCTGCCTTTGTAATGCTTTCAATTATATAGAGATAATAAAGGGGCTATCATTAATTGTAATCTCTCCTTTGCGGGCAAAGTATTCTTTCAGGACATCATGAGCATGAACATTTTGCATTTTACGACTGACAGAATGTTTCATAAATAATTGTTCACCTGCACCGGCAATGCGGTATATTCGATCTCCTTGAACCAATTTTCCTTTTATCTCCATATGTTGTATCCGATGTCCCTGTGGATTGTATGGTTTATAGGCCATCATGAGGTTCGAGGAGCGTAAAATATAACCACCTTTCTGTTGGTAGGGATCGGCAGCGAATACTTGCTCCAAATTTCGTTCCAATGCTGAAAAAAGGGATGCACCATCCATCTCCAGAATAAAGAGTTCAGGATTCGTGGGAATCATATTGTATAAATCATTCATTGTTACGATCCCTGGTAATACAGGCGCCCCATATCTCCATCCGTGGGAGAAGGATACGTCGGCGTCCATGTGGGCTAAATACGCGTCGGTGATAAGGCGGTCCATAGGTGCTTCCTGAAGCGTCATTCTATGCAGCGGAGTACGGATTGTTCCAACCGCTTCTGATAACTGGTCTCGAAATGGAAATAATGATTCATCGATCATGAACTTCATTTCAGCGTCTTCTTCGTAACGATCCGCATAAATAGGAATAAGTTCATGCTTATAGTCCGTTAGTTTTCCTTGTTCAATGCTTACTACAAGCTTTCCAAGAAATGAACCGCTTGCCCCCGACTGAATAATGATGCAGCCTTTATGGATGATAGGCTGGCTAAGCCGATCATGACTATGACCGCTTAATATAATATCTATGCCAGGAACCTGAGAGGCTAACTTCACATCCAAGGGCAAGCCCAAATGGCTAACGACAATAATCAGATCCACTCGTTCTTCTTTTTTTAGTTTCTGAATCACTGCAGGCAAGTCCTCTGTTCCTAAAGAAAATGATAAAAGACCAGAAAAGGAGGGGGGCATTGTTTCATGCACGTATGGGTATGTTAGCCCGATAATACCAAGTCGCAAGGAATCCGTTTCCTTTATGATATAAGGCTTAAACACATAACTATTATTATCTTTGTGTTTCAGATTGAAAGCAATCATTGGAAAGGCCAATCGTTGCTGAAGTTGCAGGAGCCGTTCGGAACCATATGCAAAATCCCAATTTCCAGGTACTGCTGCATCAATCTCCAATGCGTTGAGTAGAGGCACAATGGTGCTGCCTCGCGTAAGTACAGAAGGGCCCGTTCCATGAAGAAAATCTCCACTATCAACGAATAATACATTTGAATTGTTTTTTCTGATTTCTTTTACAATTCGGGCAATCCGAGCAAAACCCCCGGCTTGACGATATTCAGGAGCATCTCCTTTCCAAAAAAACTCCTCATGGGATTCTATATACCCATGCGTATCGTTTTGCTGAATAATGGTTAGTTGAGTCATTTTTTGAACCTCCCTTTTCTGAACAGTTATACATAAGATGTTCAAATCGCGGCACTTTATGTATAGTGTCTGGAGTGTAACTCATATCTCAAACAGCTATACAAATTTAACATTATACTTCATATACCCTGCGGGGTATGAAATGACTCAATAAGAAGGGTGACTATAATGAAAGAGAAAGTGCTGATTGTTGGCGGTGTTGCAGACGGAGCTTCGGCAGCTGCCCGGCTTAGACGCTTGGATGAAGAGGCGGAAATTTAATCTCGATGTTCGTATTCATAGTGAGGTATCGGGAATTAATGTGAACGAGAAAACCGTTACCGTAAATAGCAAAGAAAATGGTGTATACACAGAGGGTGGCTATCGAAGCTATTCAATTTCAAAATTCACTACGGCAGATAATAAGTGTTTTTAGAATTAGAACCAAACAGTTTTACGAAGACTTCCAGAAAGATACGGTCATTTTAGGGGTTAATTTGACATCAACCGAAGAGAAGATCGAAGATATTAGGCCATTTATCGAAGAGTTCGGATTAACCTTCACTATTGTATTGGACGAAGAAGGAGACACAATGATGGACTATGGTGTTATAGCCTATCCCACTACCTATTTCATCAATGAACAAGGGGTTATTCGTGAGATATTCCGTGGAGCAATTAACTACGAGATCATGCAAAATACCATTGGGGCTCTTTAGAGAGAAGGCAAGGTTTTGTCCTGAAGGATATCCTCTTTCCTTCCGAACAGTATTACATGATCATTGCTCGTCAGTCGAAGTAACTTCAAAAAGACAGGGGGGGACTGTCTTTTTTGATGTTCGAATTATATAGAAATGATGGATGAGGTTGATTCATGACCATAACTTCACCTTTTCGGTCAAAATAGGATTTAAGAACCTCGTGTTCGTCAACGCTTAGCATCTTTCGACCGCTTATATGTTTCATAAACAACTGTTAGCCATCCCCGGCAATGCGGTAAATTTGATCTTCTTGAATGGATTTTCCTCTGATTTCCGCATGCTGAATACGGTGACCTGATGGATTGTAAGGTTTATAAGCCATCATAAGGTTCGAGGAGCGTAAAATATAACCTCCTTTTTGTTTATAGGGATCGGCAGCGAATACTTGCTCTAAGTTGCGTTCCAAGGCCGATAGAAGGGAATCCCCTCCATTTCTAGGATAAATAGTTCGGGATTCGTTGGAATGGTATTGTATAGAACGTTCATAGTTACTACTCCGGGTAATACAGGAGCTCCGTACCTCCATCATGGGAGAAGGAAAAATCGGCGTCCGTATAGGCTAAATAGGCGTCGGTGATAAGGCGGTCGATCCGTGCTTCCTGAA encodes:
- a CDS encoding sensor histidine kinase; the protein is MDMNKLFFWKRHLSWKLMFVNGIVVLIVIWLAGFSLKDFACVTVGQFETVGLETTRSFNQVMQFYLWRASFLAIVVGGLVHFFFVRKLLTPLNILTHSIQSVMKGEQTEPITQQGEDELGRLIHHFNHMSAVLHREEQHRKRWMSNISHELRTPISNLNGYLEALTEGVIVGDPVLYRSLYEESQHLSRLVDQLHSLSVWEAKQLTEQEKMNIQIEKLCNQVVQSFCLDASKKGIHFHNDIEPYEIRINPQGIKQVITNLVANAVLYDIGKEIWIQGSVANGIYKFSIANYGRPISEEAQPFLFERFVKGDPFRPRKGDITGTGLGLAIVKEIVEQHNGEVGLQSDNSKYTFWFTLPIS
- a CDS encoding bifunctional metallophosphatase/5'-nucleotidase, producing MTQLTIIQQNDTHGYIESHEEFFWKGDAPEYRQAGGFARIARIVKEIRKNNSNVLFVDSGDFLHGTGPSVLTRGSTIVPLLNALEIDAAVPGNWDFAYGSERLLQLQQRLAFPMIAFNLKHKDNNSYVFKPYIIKETDSLRLGIIGLTYPYVHETMPPSFSGLLSFSLGTEDLPAVIQKLKKEERVDLIIVVSHLGLPLDVKLASQVPGIDIILSGHSHDRLSQPIIHKGCIIIQSGASGSFLGKLVVSIEQGKLTDYKHELIPIYADRYEEDAEMKFMIDESLFPFRDQLSEAVGTIRTPLHRMTLQEAPMDRLITDAYLAHMDADVSFSHGWRYGAPVLPGIVTMNDLYNMIPTNPELFILEMDGASLFSALERNLEQVFAADPYQQKGGYILRSSNLMMAYKPYNPQGHRIQHMEIKGKLVQGDRIYRIAGAGEQLFMKHSVSRKMQNVHAHDVLKEYFARKGEITINDSPFIISI
- a CDS encoding TlpA disulfide reductase family protein; protein product: MAIEAIQFQNSLRQIISVFRIRTKQFYEDFQKDTVILGVNLTSTEEKIEDIRPFIEEFGLTFTIVLDEEGDTMMDYGVIAYPTTYFINEQGVIREIFRGAINYEIMQNTIGAL
- a CDS encoding 5'-nucleotidase C-terminal domain-containing protein, with the translated sequence MMEVRSSCITRSSNYERSIQYHSNESRTIYPRNGGDSLLSALERNLEQVFAADPYKQKGGYILRSSNLMMAYKPYNPSGHRIQHAEIRGKSIQEDQIYRIAGDG